In a genomic window of Sphingomonas lutea:
- a CDS encoding endonuclease/exonuclease/phosphatase family protein, with protein MTSGTITVASYNMRKAVGLDRRRDPHRVLDVLHEIDADVVALQEADKRVGGRGSAIPHELIDEYGLYTPVHLGVRHKRPLEKTRVHAEKLLKVNTRNIGWHGNALLIKRHVGVIDCATIELPTLEPRGAVLAELLIGDKPIRVVGMHLDLSGLWRRRQLRAILDAVDRRQQRMPTVLMGDTNEWRVAGGCLRELNGDFCIAPTGPSFHARHPVAALDRIIVHRDLGIEAAGVHMTEAARRASDHLPIWARISV; from the coding sequence GTGACCAGCGGCACCATCACCGTCGCCTCGTACAACATGCGCAAGGCCGTCGGGCTCGACCGGCGGCGCGATCCGCATCGCGTGCTCGATGTATTGCATGAGATCGATGCCGACGTGGTTGCCTTGCAGGAGGCGGACAAGCGGGTTGGCGGGCGCGGGTCGGCGATCCCGCATGAGTTGATCGACGAATACGGGCTGTACACGCCGGTCCACCTTGGGGTGCGGCACAAGCGGCCGCTCGAGAAGACGCGGGTGCATGCCGAGAAACTGCTCAAGGTAAACACGCGCAACATCGGCTGGCACGGCAACGCGTTGCTGATCAAGCGTCACGTCGGGGTGATCGACTGCGCGACGATCGAGCTGCCGACGCTCGAGCCGCGCGGCGCGGTGCTTGCGGAGTTGCTGATCGGGGACAAGCCGATCCGCGTCGTCGGCATGCACCTCGACCTGTCCGGGTTGTGGCGGCGGCGGCAGTTGCGCGCGATCCTCGACGCCGTCGACCGCCGGCAGCAGCGCATGCCAACGGTGTTGATGGGCGACACCAACGAATGGCGCGTCGCCGGGGGCTGCCTGCGCGAGCTCAACGGCGACTTCTGCATCGCGCCGACGGGCCCGAGCTTCCATGCGCGCCATCCGGTCGCCGCGCTCGACCGCATTATCGTTCACCGCGACCTCGGGATCGAGGCGGCGGGGGTGCATATGACGGAGGCAGCGCGGCGCGCGTCGGACCATTTGCCGATCTGGGCACGGATCAGCGTCTAG
- the recF gene encoding DNA replication/repair protein RecF (All proteins in this family for which functions are known are DNA-binding proteins that assist the filamentation of RecA onto DNA for the initiation of recombination or recombinational repair.), protein MPLTRLVLTDFRSYAFALIEPGPGFVLLSGENGAGKTNILEAVSLLAPGRGLRGAALSEMARLGGGGGFAVAAQLGETDIGTGTQATTPERRQVRVNGAPAAVNSLAEWLSVLWLTPAMDRLFTGSAGDRRRFFDRLVLALEPAHAHHSARYEAAMRARNKLLAEPETADPAWLTALEEAMAEHGTAIAEARDRTASALDTRLALVPDDGFARAAIAIAGWEGGDLIAILRANRARDSAAGRAVEGPHRQDVAVRHRLKDMPADRASTGEQKALLLGLILAHADLVAERRAAPPVLLLDEVAAHLDPRRRAALFARLEGRGQVWMTATEAGLFDGIGPAARFHVEAGRVSPA, encoded by the coding sequence GTGCCTCTCACCCGCCTCGTCCTGACCGATTTCCGGTCCTACGCCTTCGCGCTGATCGAACCCGGCCCGGGTTTCGTCCTACTATCGGGCGAGAATGGCGCGGGTAAGACCAACATCCTCGAAGCCGTGTCGCTGCTCGCCCCCGGAAGGGGCTTACGCGGCGCAGCGTTATCGGAAATGGCGCGGCTCGGCGGCGGCGGCGGATTCGCCGTGGCGGCGCAACTCGGAGAAACCGACATTGGCACCGGCACGCAAGCCACCACGCCCGAACGCCGGCAGGTGCGCGTCAACGGCGCCCCGGCCGCCGTCAACAGCCTTGCTGAATGGTTGTCGGTGCTGTGGCTAACCCCGGCGATGGACCGGCTGTTCACCGGCAGCGCGGGCGACCGCCGCCGCTTCTTCGACCGCCTCGTGCTCGCGCTCGAACCTGCCCACGCGCACCATAGCGCCCGCTACGAAGCGGCGATGCGCGCACGCAACAAGTTGCTGGCCGAGCCCGAGACGGCGGATCCCGCGTGGCTGACGGCGTTGGAAGAAGCGATGGCCGAGCATGGCACGGCCATCGCCGAGGCGCGGGACCGAACAGCGAGTGCGCTCGACACACGCCTTGCGTTGGTGCCCGACGACGGGTTCGCCCGGGCGGCAATCGCCATCGCCGGCTGGGAAGGCGGCGACCTGATCGCGATCCTGCGCGCCAACCGTGCGCGCGACAGTGCCGCCGGCCGCGCGGTCGAGGGCCCGCATCGGCAGGACGTCGCCGTGCGCCACCGGCTCAAGGACATGCCTGCCGATCGCGCCTCCACGGGGGAGCAAAAAGCCCTTCTGCTTGGACTGATCCTGGCTCATGCCGATCTCGTCGCCGAGCGCCGCGCCGCGCCGCCCGTCCTGCTGCTCGACGAGGTCGCGGCCCATCTCGACCCGCGCCGCCGCGCCGCGCTGTTCGCCCGCCTCGAAGGCCGCGGGCAGGTGTGGATGACGGCGACCGAGGCGGGCCTGTTCGACGGCATCGGCCCCGCCGCGCGCTTCCACGTCGAGGCGGGAAGAGTCTCACCTGCGTGA
- a CDS encoding tryptophan 2,3-dioxygenase, producing the protein MTATPEGMTYADYLRLDQLLTAQQPLSDLHDEMLFIVIHQTKELWMKQMLHELELAIRFVGDDRLAEAYKSMARISRIQAVMTLSWDVLSTLTPVDYLKFRQVLGTSSGFQSAQFRELEFRLGLKEANFVNHYEEGSEERARLTRALEEPSLRDAAQQALQRAGFDLGDGSVDALAAAWLQVYRDADRWFDLYELAEKLVDIDDALAGWRHKHVLTVERIIGSRPGTGGSAGAPYLRATLSKRVFPELWALRTDL; encoded by the coding sequence ATGACCGCGACGCCTGAAGGCATGACCTACGCCGACTATCTGCGGCTCGACCAGCTGCTGACGGCGCAGCAACCCTTGTCCGACTTGCACGATGAAATGCTGTTCATCGTCATCCACCAGACCAAAGAGCTGTGGATGAAGCAGATGCTTCATGAGCTGGAGCTGGCGATTCGCTTCGTTGGGGACGACCGGCTGGCCGAAGCTTATAAGTCGATGGCGCGGATCAGCCGGATCCAGGCGGTGATGACCTTGTCGTGGGACGTGCTGTCGACCCTGACCCCGGTCGATTACCTCAAGTTCCGGCAAGTGCTCGGCACATCGTCGGGATTCCAGTCGGCGCAGTTCCGCGAGCTCGAGTTCCGGCTCGGGCTCAAGGAGGCGAACTTCGTCAACCATTATGAGGAAGGGAGCGAGGAACGCGCTCGCCTGACCCGTGCGCTGGAAGAGCCGAGCCTGCGCGATGCCGCGCAACAGGCCCTGCAGCGTGCCGGGTTCGACCTTGGCGACGGCTCGGTGGATGCGCTCGCGGCCGCGTGGCTTCAGGTCTATCGCGACGCCGACCGCTGGTTCGACCTCTACGAGCTGGCGGAAAAGCTGGTCGATATCGACGATGCGCTTGCCGGCTGGCGGCACAAGCATGTGCTGACGGTCGAACGGATTATCGGCAGCCGCCCGGGCACCGGCGGCTCAGCTGGCGCGCCTTACTTGCGAGCGACCCTGTCCAAACGCGTGTTCCCCGAATTGTGGGCGCTAAGGACCGATCTTTGA
- a CDS encoding aminotransferase class V-fold PLP-dependent enzyme: MSSKALFSRSLAADPERLHFAAHSHHLWPDASYDGQVECWTDAAQLADRKWDRIMGEVWPEAQHHVARELGTDDPDSIVFSSNTHDFLVRLFSARSRPAPLRVLTSDGEFHSARRQFARWEEAGEIAVERVPAAPFDDFAERFLDRARAGGHDLIMVSQVLFGSGRLFDRVADLAALAAPDGPWVVIDGYHAFMAVEAPFDAVSASSAFYLGGGYKYAMAGEGLGFLHAPPGFGARPTITGWYAEFEDLRLPPGSVGYAKDARRFLGATFDPSGLYRFNAVRRMLDDNALTTVRISAHVAALQAQLLDALRGAVAEAELLNPVDGGAHARFLAFRDPRAQDWYAKLKTQNCITDVRGDVLRIGFGIYQDEADVDRLIDLLRRLG; encoded by the coding sequence TTGAGCTCTAAAGCGCTGTTCTCGCGAAGCTTGGCGGCCGATCCCGAACGGCTGCACTTCGCCGCGCACAGCCATCATCTATGGCCGGACGCCAGTTACGACGGCCAGGTCGAATGCTGGACCGACGCCGCGCAGCTGGCCGACCGCAAGTGGGATCGCATCATGGGCGAGGTGTGGCCTGAGGCGCAGCACCATGTCGCACGGGAACTTGGTACCGACGATCCCGACAGCATCGTCTTTTCGTCCAACACCCACGACTTCCTCGTACGGCTTTTCTCGGCGCGCTCGCGACCAGCGCCCCTCCGGGTGCTGACCAGCGACGGCGAGTTCCACAGCGCGCGGCGCCAGTTCGCGCGGTGGGAGGAGGCGGGGGAGATCGCGGTCGAGCGCGTTCCCGCCGCGCCGTTTGACGACTTCGCCGAACGCTTCCTCGATCGCGCGCGGGCAGGTGGGCACGACCTCATCATGGTCAGCCAGGTCCTGTTCGGCAGCGGTCGCTTGTTCGACCGGGTTGCCGACCTCGCAGCGCTCGCTGCGCCCGATGGACCGTGGGTCGTCATCGACGGCTATCACGCCTTCATGGCCGTCGAGGCGCCGTTCGATGCGGTATCGGCAAGCTCGGCCTTCTACCTTGGCGGCGGATATAAATATGCGATGGCCGGGGAAGGGCTTGGCTTCCTCCATGCACCGCCCGGCTTCGGTGCGCGACCGACGATCACCGGATGGTATGCGGAGTTTGAGGATTTACGCCTGCCGCCGGGCAGCGTCGGCTATGCCAAGGACGCGCGCCGCTTCCTCGGTGCGACGTTCGATCCGTCCGGGCTCTATCGCTTCAATGCCGTTCGCCGCATGCTCGACGACAACGCTCTGACGACCGTGCGAATCAGCGCGCATGTCGCTGCGCTTCAGGCACAGTTGCTAGACGCGCTACGCGGCGCGGTGGCGGAGGCCGAGTTGCTCAATCCGGTCGACGGCGGCGCGCACGCGCGATTCCTCGCTTTTCGCGACCCCCGGGCGCAGGATTGGTACGCGAAGCTCAAGACGCAGAATTGCATCACCGACGTGCGCGGCGACGTGCTTCGCATCGGCTTTGGCATCTACCAGGACGAAGCGGACGTCGATCGGTTGATCGACCTGTTAAGGAGGCTCGGTTGA
- a CDS encoding fasciclin domain-containing protein, whose translation MHKHAIVSAVTAILALSACNNDDTAATGNSPVAQTSEAQEAAGDKAIAAGIPAGSQFMAAAKAAGLDQTLAGPGPYTVLVPVDAAFAAAPAGTFDPKPENRARITGVLTNLILPGTVLSTDIDKAIEAGKGKAVLATMGGGTITATKEGGKTVFTDASGKKVTVTEADQRFTNGVVHQIDGVLMPATAPARNAS comes from the coding sequence ATGCATAAACATGCCATCGTATCCGCGGTCACCGCGATTCTCGCACTGAGTGCGTGCAATAATGACGACACGGCGGCGACGGGAAACAGCCCGGTCGCGCAAACCTCGGAAGCGCAGGAAGCGGCGGGCGACAAGGCGATCGCCGCCGGCATTCCGGCTGGCAGCCAGTTCATGGCCGCGGCGAAGGCCGCAGGCCTCGACCAGACGCTGGCCGGCCCAGGACCCTATACCGTGCTCGTTCCCGTCGATGCCGCCTTTGCGGCCGCGCCGGCCGGGACGTTCGATCCCAAGCCCGAAAATCGCGCGCGCATCACCGGTGTGCTGACCAACCTCATCCTGCCGGGCACCGTGTTGTCCACCGACATCGACAAAGCGATCGAGGCGGGCAAGGGCAAGGCCGTGCTTGCAACCATGGGCGGCGGCACGATTACCGCGACCAAGGAAGGCGGCAAAACGGTCTTTACCGACGCGTCGGGCAAGAAAGTGACCGTTACCGAGGCCGATCAGCGCTTCACCAACGGCGTTGTCCACCAGATCGACGGCGTCCTGATGCCGGCCACCGCGCCAGCCCGCAACGCCTCTTAA
- the lptB gene encoding LPS export ABC transporter ATP-binding protein, whose protein sequence is MNEAATIARSTASARQTGDGLEVRSIAKAYDRRAVLLDVSLEVRRGEVVGLLGPNGAGKTTCFYSVMGLVNPDSGRIFLDGQDITGLPMYRRAILGLGYLPQETSIFRGLTVEENIMAVLQVAEPDAQTRRDRLEQLLGEFGIESLRESPAMALSGGERRRCEIARALAAEPSIMLLDEPFAGIDPISISDIRELVRELKKRDIGVLITDHNVRETLDIVDRACIIYDGQVLFQGTPEALVADQEVRRLYLGESFAL, encoded by the coding sequence GTGAACGAAGCCGCGACCATCGCCCGGTCTACCGCCAGCGCACGGCAGACCGGCGACGGCCTTGAAGTCCGCTCGATCGCCAAGGCCTATGACCGGCGCGCCGTGTTGCTCGACGTGTCACTCGAAGTGCGGCGCGGCGAAGTGGTCGGCCTGCTCGGCCCCAACGGTGCGGGCAAGACGACCTGCTTCTATTCGGTCATGGGGCTGGTCAACCCGGACAGCGGGCGCATCTTTCTCGACGGTCAGGACATCACCGGCTTGCCGATGTATCGCCGCGCCATCCTCGGCCTCGGCTATCTTCCGCAGGAAACCTCGATCTTCCGGGGGCTAACGGTCGAGGAGAATATCATGGCCGTTCTCCAGGTCGCCGAGCCCGATGCGCAGACGCGCCGCGACCGGCTAGAGCAATTGCTAGGCGAGTTTGGCATCGAAAGCCTGCGCGAATCGCCGGCGATGGCGTTGTCGGGCGGCGAGCGGCGCCGGTGCGAGATCGCGCGTGCATTGGCGGCCGAGCCGTCGATCATGCTTCTCGATGAGCCGTTCGCGGGCATCGACCCCATTTCCATTTCCGATATCCGTGAGCTGGTGCGCGAATTGAAGAAGCGCGACATCGGCGTCCTCATTACCGACCATAATGTCCGCGAGACGCTCGACATCGTCGATCGCGCCTGCATCATCTATGACGGGCAGGTTCTGTTCCAGGGTACTCCCGAAGCGTTGGTTGCCGACCAGGAAGTCCGGCGCCTTTACCTCGGCGAGAGCTTCGCGCTTTAG
- a CDS encoding DEAD/DEAH box helicase, protein MSFHTLGLSKPLLDALAAKNYSQATPIQHQAIPTVLSGRDLLGIAQTGTGKTAAFMLPSLDRLAAERQIPKPGQIRMLVLAPTRELASQIAASAETYGRFMRLSVGVIFGGVPNGKSVRTVARGLDVLVATPGRLLDLIDQRALSLRELEILVLDEADQMLDLGFIHALKRIVALVPPKRQTLFFSATMPKAIKELADKYLTNPAEVAVTPVAKTADRVAQRVVMVNQAEKTALLTMFLQSEKTERVLVFSRTKHGADKIVRMLEAAGLSANAIHGNKSQAQREKALALFRSGEVPVLIATDIAARGIDIPGVSHVINYDLPEVPEQYVHRIGRTARAGAEGQAAAFCAPDERGLLRDIERLTRQRIEVAALPADFTVKVEELKRLKLAPKAPERSARPNFKSDRRHDGQRREQRNDRQRHPHRADGHAAHRSGAQDRNGQRRDGQRNDAVRSPYRPEAHREVDAAPAPARTNPGHGHSRPAGAHPRPEGGQPKRKFRRGGPRRAQG, encoded by the coding sequence ATGTCATTTCACACCCTCGGGCTGTCCAAGCCCCTGCTCGACGCGCTTGCCGCGAAAAATTATTCGCAGGCGACGCCGATCCAGCATCAGGCGATCCCGACCGTTTTGAGCGGCCGCGACCTGCTCGGCATTGCCCAGACCGGGACCGGAAAGACGGCGGCCTTCATGCTGCCTTCGCTCGATCGCCTCGCGGCCGAGCGCCAGATCCCCAAGCCGGGCCAGATCCGCATGCTGGTGCTTGCGCCGACGCGCGAGCTCGCTTCTCAGATCGCCGCCAGCGCCGAGACCTACGGCCGCTTCATGCGGCTATCGGTCGGCGTCATTTTCGGCGGCGTGCCCAACGGCAAGAGCGTGCGCACCGTTGCGCGCGGCCTCGACGTGCTTGTCGCGACGCCGGGCCGCCTGCTCGACCTGATCGATCAGCGTGCCTTGAGCTTGCGCGAGCTTGAAATCCTCGTCCTCGACGAGGCCGACCAGATGCTCGACCTGGGCTTCATTCATGCGCTCAAGCGCATCGTCGCCCTCGTCCCGCCCAAGCGCCAGACTTTGTTCTTCTCGGCCACCATGCCCAAGGCGATCAAGGAACTGGCCGACAAATATCTGACCAACCCCGCCGAGGTTGCGGTGACGCCGGTGGCCAAGACCGCCGACCGCGTCGCGCAGCGCGTGGTGATGGTCAACCAGGCGGAAAAGACCGCGCTTCTGACCATGTTCCTGCAGTCGGAGAAGACCGAGCGCGTGCTGGTCTTCAGCCGCACCAAGCATGGCGCCGACAAGATCGTGCGCATGCTCGAAGCGGCTGGTCTTTCGGCCAATGCGATTCACGGCAACAAAAGCCAGGCGCAGCGCGAAAAGGCGCTGGCGCTGTTCCGCTCGGGCGAAGTGCCGGTGCTGATCGCGACCGACATCGCCGCGCGCGGGATCGACATTCCGGGCGTCAGCCACGTCATCAATTACGACCTGCCCGAAGTGCCGGAGCAATATGTTCACCGCATCGGCCGCACCGCGCGTGCCGGGGCGGAAGGGCAGGCGGCGGCGTTCTGCGCGCCCGATGAGCGCGGCTTGCTGCGCGACATCGAGCGGCTGACCCGCCAGCGCATCGAGGTTGCCGCGCTGCCGGCCGACTTCACGGTGAAGGTCGAGGAGCTCAAGCGCCTCAAGCTCGCGCCCAAGGCGCCAGAGCGGTCGGCGCGCCCGAACTTCAAGTCCGATCGCCGTCACGACGGCCAGCGCCGAGAGCAGCGCAACGACCGCCAGCGTCATCCGCATCGTGCCGACGGCCACGCTGCGCATCGGTCGGGCGCGCAGGACCGCAACGGCCAGCGCCGCGACGGTCAACGCAACGACGCCGTGCGCTCGCCGTACCGTCCGGAGGCGCATCGCGAGGTCGATGCCGCGCCGGCGCCGGCGCGCACCAACCCCGGCCACGGTCATTCGCGGCCCGCGGGCGCCCACCCGCGCCCCGAGGGCGGCCAGCCCAAGCGCAAGTTCCGCCGTGGCGGGCCGCGCCGGGCGCAGGGCTAG
- a CDS encoding LptA/OstA family protein — protein sequence MRMRPFGIILAITFAVAGPVASGAVAQSNTSRSALQGHNSNAPVDVSADRIEVQDRADRALFVGNVQVRQDALTLETQRLTVAYSGGGGVQIRRLDAAGGVVVRSPSETARGDIGIYDLDRKLITLLGNVQLDRGANRVTGARLMIDLNSGRAVIDGGPPGVNQSGGRVTGRFTVPRRGGG from the coding sequence ATGCGCATGCGTCCGTTCGGCATCATTCTTGCAATCACTTTTGCCGTCGCGGGACCCGTCGCGTCGGGCGCGGTTGCACAATCGAACACGTCGAGGTCGGCGCTTCAGGGCCACAACAGCAATGCGCCCGTCGATGTGTCGGCCGACCGGATCGAGGTGCAGGATCGCGCCGACCGTGCGCTTTTCGTCGGCAATGTGCAGGTCCGCCAGGACGCTCTGACGCTGGAAACGCAGCGGCTCACGGTCGCCTATTCGGGCGGCGGCGGGGTGCAGATCCGACGGCTCGACGCGGCCGGGGGCGTGGTCGTCCGAAGCCCGTCCGAAACCGCGCGCGGCGACATCGGCATCTATGACCTCGACCGCAAGCTGATCACCTTGCTTGGCAACGTCCAGCTCGACCGCGGGGCCAACCGGGTCACCGGCGCCCGGCTGATGATCGACCTCAATTCGGGCCGCGCGGTGATCGACGGCGGTCCCCCGGGCGTGAACCAGAGCGGCGGGCGCGTAACCGGCCGCTTCACCGTGCCGCGGCGCGGCGGCGGCTGA
- the lptC gene encoding LPS export ABC transporter periplasmic protein LptC, translating to MSEAAINRRGTKRRWAVPGSAHDRLIGWSKVVLPAAVGVVIAVLAVAPLDRDGDVSFILDKKKVDNAPERMRVESARYTGTDNKGQRFEIVANNAIQQTSDEPIVDIRGMFAQLQLQQGPVRIGANQGRYNLDTQQVVVDGPIRVLGPDGYRLATRDVKVDLKDRQVVSDGPVTGSTRLGTFEADQLRADLGTRTLILNGRARLKITQGAVR from the coding sequence ATGTCTGAAGCCGCGATCAACCGCCGCGGCACCAAGCGCCGCTGGGCCGTGCCGGGCAGCGCGCACGACCGGCTGATCGGCTGGTCGAAGGTCGTTCTTCCGGCGGCGGTCGGCGTCGTCATCGCCGTGCTTGCAGTGGCACCGCTCGACCGAGATGGCGACGTCAGCTTCATCCTCGACAAGAAGAAGGTCGACAATGCGCCCGAACGGATGCGCGTCGAATCGGCGCGCTACACTGGGACCGACAACAAGGGGCAGCGCTTCGAAATCGTCGCCAACAACGCCATCCAGCAGACTTCCGACGAGCCCATTGTCGACATCCGCGGCATGTTCGCGCAACTCCAGTTGCAGCAAGGTCCGGTCCGGATTGGCGCCAATCAGGGCCGCTACAATCTTGATACGCAGCAAGTGGTCGTCGACGGCCCGATCCGCGTCCTCGGGCCGGACGGCTATCGGCTGGCGACGCGCGACGTGAAGGTCGATCTCAAGGACCGCCAGGTCGTCAGCGATGGTCCCGTGACCGGCTCGACCCGGCTTGGAACCTTCGAGGCCGATCAACTGCGCGCCGATCTCGGCACGCGCACGCTGATCCTGAATGGACGTGCTCGCTTGAAAATCACGCAAGGCGCGGTCAGATGA
- the gyrB gene encoding DNA topoisomerase (ATP-hydrolyzing) subunit B, producing MATDPNQNAYGADSIKVLKGLDAVRKRPGMYIGDTDDGSGLHHMVFEVSDNAIDEALAGHCDRILIQLNPDGSVTVEDNGRGIPTGIHAEEGVSAAEVIMTQLHAGGKFENTSDDNAYKVSGGLHGVGVSVVNALSEWLDLTIWRDGEEHYMRFRHGDAEAPLKVVGPAPEGKKGTQVTFLPSPDTFKITEFDFERLEHRYRELAFLNSGVRLILADARHEERVEHELYYEGGIAAFVKYLDRAKTPLFPEPIAISAVRDGIGIDVALEWNDSYYENVLPFTNNIPQRDGGTHMAAFRAALTRTINNYAEKSGMLKKEKVTLTGEDMREGLTAIVSVKLPDPKFSSQTKDKLVSSEVRQPLESLMSDKMSEWLEENPQNARAIIQKVIDAAAAREAARKAREASRKSVMGIASLPGKLADCQEKDPALSELFLVEGDSAGGSAKQGRNRHNQAILPLKGKILNVERARFDRMLGSKEIGTLIQALGTSIGAEEFDIEKLRYHKIVIMTDADVDGAHIRTLLLTFFYRQMPQLIENGHLFIAQPPLYKVSRSRSEVYLKDNAALDDYLEAAGLEGLILDSPEGSRSGADLKGLVDHARRMRTLMAYAPRKYDPALIEGLALNGALQPDLDKAGRAAAVAKVADWLGAADLEATWSGEIAAEGGYLIKRLWRGVTDAFIIEPTFLVSAEARKLHALAAEQAATYAKPMTLRTLKKGTAEPEPAEDGEAAEAETKGKPIAVTRPSELLDAVLAAGRRGLSVQRYKGLGEMNAEQLWETTLDPANRSLLRVEVAQADVADEIFTRLMGDVVEPRREFIQDNALSVANLDV from the coding sequence ATGGCAACCGACCCCAATCAGAACGCATATGGCGCCGACAGCATCAAGGTGCTCAAGGGCCTCGACGCGGTGCGCAAGCGTCCCGGCATGTACATCGGCGACACCGACGATGGCTCGGGCCTCCACCACATGGTGTTCGAAGTTTCGGACAATGCGATCGACGAGGCGCTGGCGGGTCATTGTGACCGCATTCTCATCCAGCTGAACCCCGACGGTTCGGTCACGGTCGAAGACAACGGCCGCGGCATTCCCACCGGCATCCATGCCGAGGAAGGCGTATCGGCGGCTGAGGTCATCATGACCCAGCTCCACGCAGGCGGGAAGTTCGAGAACACCAGCGACGACAATGCCTACAAGGTGTCGGGCGGCCTCCACGGCGTCGGCGTCAGCGTCGTCAACGCGCTGTCGGAATGGCTCGACCTCACCATCTGGCGCGACGGCGAAGAGCATTACATGCGCTTTCGCCACGGCGATGCCGAAGCGCCGCTCAAGGTCGTGGGGCCGGCGCCCGAGGGGAAAAAGGGCACGCAGGTCACCTTCCTGCCCAGCCCCGACACGTTCAAGATCACCGAATTCGACTTCGAACGGCTCGAGCATCGCTATCGCGAGCTCGCCTTCCTCAACTCCGGCGTGCGCCTGATCCTCGCCGACGCGCGGCACGAGGAACGGGTTGAGCATGAACTATATTACGAGGGCGGGATCGCGGCCTTCGTCAAATATCTCGACCGGGCCAAGACCCCCTTGTTTCCCGAACCGATCGCCATTTCGGCGGTGCGCGACGGCATCGGCATCGACGTCGCGCTCGAATGGAATGATTCTTATTACGAGAACGTCCTGCCGTTCACCAACAACATCCCCCAGCGCGACGGCGGCACGCACATGGCCGCCTTCCGCGCGGCGCTAACCCGGACGATCAACAATTACGCCGAAAAGTCGGGGATGCTGAAAAAGGAAAAGGTCACGCTGACCGGCGAGGACATGCGCGAAGGCCTGACTGCCATCGTCTCGGTCAAGCTGCCCGATCCCAAGTTCAGCAGCCAGACCAAGGACAAATTGGTCAGCTCCGAAGTCCGCCAGCCGCTCGAGAGCCTGATGAGCGACAAGATGAGCGAGTGGCTCGAGGAAAATCCGCAGAATGCCCGGGCCATCATCCAGAAGGTCATCGACGCCGCCGCGGCGCGCGAAGCCGCGCGCAAGGCACGCGAGGCGAGCCGCAAGTCGGTGATGGGAATCGCTTCATTGCCGGGCAAGCTGGCCGACTGCCAGGAAAAGGATCCGGCGCTCAGCGAACTGTTCCTGGTGGAGGGCGACAGTGCCGGCGGATCGGCCAAGCAGGGTCGCAATCGGCACAACCAGGCGATTCTGCCCTTGAAGGGCAAGATCCTCAACGTCGAACGCGCGCGCTTCGACCGCATGCTCGGTTCGAAAGAGATCGGAACGTTGATCCAGGCGCTCGGGACATCGATCGGCGCCGAGGAATTCGATATCGAGAAACTGCGCTACCACAAGATCGTGATCATGACCGACGCCGACGTCGACGGCGCGCACATCCGCACGCTTCTGCTGACCTTCTTCTACCGGCAGATGCCGCAGCTGATCGAGAACGGTCACCTCTTCATCGCCCAGCCGCCGCTTTACAAGGTCAGCCGCAGCCGCTCCGAAGTCTATCTCAAGGACAATGCCGCGCTCGACGATTATCTCGAGGCGGCGGGGCTGGAAGGGCTGATCCTCGACAGCCCGGAAGGATCGCGCTCGGGCGCCGACCTCAAGGGCCTGGTCGATCATGCGCGGCGGATGCGCACCTTGATGGCGTATGCGCCGCGCAAATATGATCCGGCGTTGATCGAGGGGTTGGCGCTCAACGGCGCACTCCAGCCCGATCTCGACAAGGCGGGCCGCGCGGCGGCGGTGGCCAAGGTCGCCGACTGGCTCGGTGCGGCCGATCTCGAAGCGACCTGGTCGGGCGAGATTGCGGCCGAGGGCGGATATCTGATCAAGCGGCTGTGGCGCGGCGTCACCGACGCTTTCATCATCGAGCCGACCTTCCTCGTCTCGGCTGAGGCGCGCAAGCTCCATGCGCTCGCTGCCGAACAGGCCGCGACCTACGCCAAGCCGATGACGTTGCGCACGCTCAAGAAGGGCACGGCGGAGCCCGAACCGGCCGAGGACGGGGAAGCCGCGGAAGCCGAGACCAAGGGCAAGCCGATCGCGGTGACGCGCCCGTCCGAACTGCTCGACGCCGTCCTTGCTGCCGGCCGCAGGGGCCTCAGCGTCCAGCGCTACAAGGGTCTCGGCGAAATGAACGCCGAGCAATTGTGGGAAACCACGCTCGACCCCGCGAACCGCTCACTGCTGCGTGTCGAAGTCGCACAGGCCGACGTCGCCGACGAAATCTTCACCCGCCTGATGGGCGATGTCGTCGAGCCACGCCGCGAATTCATCCAGGACAACGCGCTTAGCGTCGCCAACCTCGACGTCTAG